One region of Mycolicibacterium lutetiense genomic DNA includes:
- a CDS encoding HNH endonuclease: MANPPAPVVAKELVDEGDVLKAIVEFDELTRGPFLAKYGFGEAKDYFLIHKGKHYDSKAIFAAAHGFHEGLEPLNVDQLSGGKTDAAKWLKKLGFAVPTSEPDWTRDELILACDALRQNNWKGLGTSQQETVDLSALLQCLPIHPPNARGVRFRNPDGVSMKTYNIAAHLPGKGNKLSHGNRLDGVVLQDFLDNEAAMIQTAQLIRDGVGSGVLTADYVDLVDIDEMEGEAPEGRLLERRHMVRERSRSLRTKKIAQHLAQHGNLACETCGFDFRAAYGDKGDGIIECHHVVPLHESGPKSTRLKDLVLICANCHRMIHHARPWMNPDQLRALIAAAKANG, from the coding sequence ATGGCAAACCCTCCCGCGCCTGTAGTCGCCAAGGAACTCGTAGACGAGGGGGACGTCCTGAAGGCAATCGTCGAGTTCGACGAGCTGACGCGCGGCCCATTCTTGGCCAAGTACGGTTTCGGCGAGGCCAAGGACTACTTTCTCATCCACAAAGGCAAGCACTACGACTCGAAAGCGATCTTCGCAGCCGCCCACGGATTCCATGAAGGCCTCGAACCGCTCAACGTTGATCAGCTGTCCGGCGGAAAGACCGACGCAGCGAAATGGCTCAAGAAGTTGGGCTTCGCCGTCCCAACCAGCGAACCGGACTGGACACGGGATGAACTCATCCTGGCCTGTGACGCTCTCCGGCAGAACAACTGGAAAGGTCTAGGCACAAGCCAGCAAGAGACAGTTGATCTTTCAGCGCTGCTGCAATGCCTGCCGATTCACCCGCCGAATGCGCGTGGAGTGCGGTTCCGCAATCCCGACGGCGTGTCGATGAAGACCTACAACATTGCTGCGCACCTTCCAGGCAAGGGCAACAAGCTGAGCCACGGCAACAGACTCGACGGTGTTGTGCTCCAAGATTTCCTCGACAACGAAGCCGCGATGATTCAAACGGCGCAACTCATTCGCGACGGGGTGGGTTCTGGCGTATTGACTGCCGACTACGTCGATCTCGTCGACATTGATGAGATGGAGGGCGAAGCACCAGAGGGGCGCCTACTCGAGCGACGCCACATGGTCCGGGAACGCAGCCGAAGCCTCCGGACCAAGAAAATCGCTCAGCATCTTGCACAGCATGGCAATCTCGCTTGTGAGACGTGCGGGTTCGACTTTAGAGCGGCGTATGGCGATAAGGGTGACGGCATCATCGAGTGCCATCACGTCGTCCCGCTCCACGAGAGTGGCCCAAAATCGACTCGGCTCAAAGACCTCGTTCTCATCTGCGCAAACTGTCATCGAATGATCCACCATGCCCGACCGTGGATGAACCCCGACCAATTGCGCGCTCTGATCGCGGCGGCGAAGGCAAACGGTTAA
- a CDS encoding DUF262 domain-containing protein produces the protein MASWFLDLNSAKRLDLDPPYQRRSVWNLEFRRFFIDSIIRNYPTQAIFIDTTLDPDHPTIYKILDGKQRLTSLIMFTENEFTTPESLSDLDLDDTYYSDLPREVKTQILRYLFTVETVTNASAAELNQAFDRLNRNVIRLNKQELRHAQYAGAFISKMERLSDEPFWEDIGLVTPARRRRMLDVEYISELYVVAAQGIQDGKDYLDLIYSDWDEEIANERRADARFRALPT, from the coding sequence ATGGCCAGCTGGTTCCTGGATCTCAACTCCGCGAAGCGGCTCGACCTGGATCCTCCATATCAGAGGCGGAGCGTTTGGAATCTTGAGTTTCGCAGATTCTTCATCGACTCAATTATTCGAAATTATCCAACTCAAGCGATATTTATCGATACGACACTAGATCCAGACCATCCCACTATTTACAAAATTCTCGACGGGAAGCAGCGACTTACATCGCTGATTATGTTCACCGAAAACGAGTTTACAACCCCAGAATCACTGTCTGATCTAGATCTTGACGATACTTATTACAGCGACCTACCCCGCGAAGTAAAAACCCAAATCCTTCGCTATCTATTTACAGTTGAGACGGTCACTAACGCTAGCGCTGCCGAGTTAAATCAAGCGTTCGACCGCCTAAACCGCAACGTCATACGCCTCAACAAGCAGGAGCTGCGCCACGCGCAGTACGCCGGCGCGTTCATATCGAAGATGGAAAGACTCTCCGACGAGCCATTCTGGGAGGATATCGGCTTGGTGACGCCCGCACGACGACGGCGCATGCTTGATGTGGAATATATTTCAGAGTTGTACGTGGTCGCCGCGCAAGGCATTCAAGATGGCAAAGATTACCTCGACCTTATCTATTCTGATTGGGACGAAGAGATCGCGAACGAGAGGCGGGCTGATGCGCGGTTCCGGGCTCTTCCGACTTGA
- a CDS encoding nucleotidyltransferase family protein, whose product MIPAELLTQYGLRSAQLNSLRDFFDKRLSADLSHLKPIRIDGRVKEPSSILQKLATGKYEGVAKLQDLVGMTVVLLHRRDVGSAIDVVKSSSLIIVGESTREVEATDFRYREPKLYIQPPADFLDRNPELNDFVVEVQFTSALQHALDMTTHDFDYKGKSYSWRNFRLVAELRGMLELVDNMIDDIDNVEFARSEVIIPPARIVYASAILEVLTARFEDERLPSDRRRFADTVAGWCRAIDIDPDSLAELLGRQERFLRAESLDPTSAVLGALLTEHSSTLTDKFEGHFVVGSELESLCPEAGSIAPDKRVRLDWQDRLTS is encoded by the coding sequence ATGATCCCGGCTGAATTACTTACTCAGTACGGACTTCGGTCTGCGCAGCTTAATTCTCTGCGGGACTTTTTTGATAAACGTTTGAGCGCCGATCTTTCGCACCTGAAACCGATCAGAATTGATGGCCGGGTCAAAGAACCTTCGAGCATCCTGCAGAAGCTCGCGACGGGAAAATACGAAGGTGTCGCTAAGCTGCAAGATCTTGTTGGAATGACGGTCGTTCTGCTCCATCGGCGGGATGTCGGGTCGGCCATTGATGTGGTGAAGTCCTCTAGCTTGATAATTGTTGGAGAGTCGACGAGAGAAGTAGAGGCTACGGACTTTCGTTACAGGGAACCGAAGCTGTACATCCAGCCGCCCGCCGACTTCCTTGATAGAAATCCAGAATTGAACGACTTCGTGGTCGAAGTGCAATTCACGTCAGCCCTCCAACATGCTCTAGATATGACTACTCACGATTTCGACTATAAGGGCAAGTCATATTCATGGCGCAATTTTCGCCTCGTCGCAGAGCTTCGCGGCATGCTGGAATTGGTCGACAACATGATCGATGATATCGACAATGTCGAATTTGCGCGTTCTGAGGTAATAATTCCGCCGGCGAGGATCGTCTACGCTTCCGCCATCCTCGAAGTGCTTACCGCGAGATTCGAAGATGAACGGTTGCCGTCAGATCGCCGGCGATTTGCTGACACGGTGGCGGGATGGTGTCGCGCCATTGATATTGACCCTGACAGCCTTGCTGAACTGCTAGGCCGGCAAGAACGGTTCTTGCGCGCTGAGTCGTTAGACCCGACGAGCGCGGTGCTCGGCGCACTCCTAACGGAGCATTCGTCCACGCTCACCGACAAGTTTGAGGGCCACTTCGTGGTGGGCAGCGAGCTTGAGTCATTATGTCCCGAAGCAGGGTCGATCGCGCCCGACAAGCGAGTCCGCCTCGACTGGCAAGACCGATTGACCAGTTAA
- a CDS encoding TIGR03857 family LLM class F420-dependent oxidoreductase produces the protein MTVLGIHRTKGTSLSANPPEGQLNELGYYAVTRHPADVRVVLPEARTADALGLGSCHIGERFTVKDPAVLSGAVAGASTSLGIAPSTNYHTRHPTVTATIGSTMHALTEGRFAMAFGRGMAAYWQAIGLPVVTEARMRDFFGILRRLWAGEMILDHDGPAGKWPFLRHASGLPDGPPIGLVAVGPKTMELAGEIADFVVLHTFFSDEATTSSVAAVRRGAERAGRDPDSVRIWACLATVPDALSPEDQMRRGVGRLATYLQAYADVLVSANGWDPAVWEQIKQTELFADAAAAGPIDASASFETLQRIAELIPAEWLDSVAKGSPQDCAKTVARQYDLGTHSVIMHGASPHEIAPVVQAYRDIRPVLRRAVAANPGRFA, from the coding sequence ATGACAGTGCTAGGCATCCACCGCACGAAAGGCACGTCATTGAGCGCGAACCCGCCCGAAGGCCAGCTCAACGAACTCGGCTATTACGCCGTGACCCGCCACCCCGCGGATGTCCGAGTGGTCTTGCCCGAAGCCCGTACAGCGGACGCGCTCGGCCTGGGCTCCTGCCACATCGGTGAACGCTTCACGGTGAAGGACCCGGCGGTCCTCTCGGGCGCGGTCGCGGGCGCCAGCACCAGCCTGGGTATCGCGCCGTCGACGAACTACCACACGCGGCATCCCACGGTCACCGCGACGATCGGGTCAACGATGCACGCGCTCACCGAAGGCCGGTTCGCCATGGCGTTCGGCCGCGGGATGGCGGCGTACTGGCAGGCGATCGGTCTGCCGGTGGTGACCGAGGCCCGGATGCGTGACTTCTTCGGCATCCTGCGCCGACTCTGGGCCGGCGAGATGATCCTCGACCACGATGGTCCGGCCGGGAAGTGGCCGTTTCTGCGCCATGCCAGCGGACTGCCCGACGGACCTCCCATCGGATTGGTGGCGGTTGGACCCAAGACCATGGAACTGGCCGGCGAGATCGCCGATTTCGTTGTGCTCCATACCTTTTTCTCCGACGAGGCGACGACGTCATCGGTCGCGGCGGTGCGCCGGGGCGCGGAACGCGCCGGCCGGGATCCTGACAGCGTCCGCATCTGGGCGTGCCTGGCAACGGTCCCCGACGCGTTGTCGCCGGAGGATCAGATGCGTCGCGGGGTCGGGCGGCTGGCCACCTACCTGCAGGCGTACGCCGACGTGCTCGTCTCGGCCAACGGCTGGGATCCCGCGGTGTGGGAACAGATCAAGCAGACCGAACTGTTCGCCGACGCGGCCGCTGCGGGGCCGATCGACGCCAGTGCCTCATTCGAAACGCTGCAGCGCATCGCCGAGTTGATTCCCGCCGAATGGTTGGACTCGGTAGCCAAGGGGTCACCGCAGGACTGCGCGAAAACCGTTGCCCGGCAGTATGACCTGGGCACCCACTCGGTCATCATGCACGGGGCCAGCCCGCACGAAATCGCGCCCGTCGTACAGGCATACCGGGACATCCGGCCGGTGCTGCGCCGGGCTGTCGCAGCGAACCCTGGGAGGTTCGCCTGA
- a CDS encoding TetR/AcrR family transcriptional regulator, with amino-acid sequence MSANRIAKDAGVTWGTVQHQFGDLDGLWMAVITEIHSRSWSSNAETPPRSGPLRERVATAIDSVWSYLDTTEGRALTALRTSLPARRSDIAAEYPRTAAAFAARELDWTQGFDYLMDGLDIDPDQLYRVRCLLPAAIRGLSNERQIGFTSDLDIARATLTDAVVALLSQPRS; translated from the coding sequence GTGTCGGCCAATCGCATCGCCAAAGACGCGGGCGTCACCTGGGGTACGGTGCAGCACCAGTTCGGCGACCTGGACGGCCTGTGGATGGCGGTGATCACCGAAATTCATTCCCGCAGTTGGTCCTCCAACGCCGAGACCCCGCCTCGCAGCGGCCCCCTGCGGGAGCGGGTGGCCACGGCCATCGACTCCGTCTGGTCCTACCTGGACACCACCGAAGGCCGGGCGCTCACGGCACTGCGCACCTCGCTGCCCGCGCGTCGTTCCGATATCGCCGCCGAATATCCGCGGACAGCAGCGGCTTTCGCTGCGCGCGAACTCGACTGGACGCAGGGATTCGACTATCTGATGGACGGGCTGGACATCGACCCGGACCAGCTGTACCGGGTGCGGTGTCTGCTGCCCGCCGCGATCCGGGGCCTGAGCAACGAACGTCAGATCGGCTTCACCTCGGATCTCGACATCGCCCGCGCGACGTTGACCGACGCCGTGGTGGCGTTGTTGTCCCAGCCGAGGTCTTGA
- a CDS encoding AraC family transcriptional regulator, which produces MSLKVWNDNRALTPRIVVSQQDMAARGMRLRFVTEQVDQPTDWCCFDDSRHLIYVHRQGSLQKMETALQWEPSSHAVPRVGDIWVVPAGERCASLVHGGEPAGFCEIAIPVQTVGEDAHVPRVKKRDPLIYQLSEGLAKLFGREDAPARLLKDSLAESLRLHISDTCAVTRPRRTSGRTALDASTRTILVEYLEDGLDSEITVETMAALAEMSVSRFIKAFAAAFHTTPHQYLLGLRIERAKSLLVTTSRSITEISSAVGFSKPNHFATAFRYRVGVSPTDYRRNG; this is translated from the coding sequence GTGTCACTGAAGGTGTGGAATGACAATCGGGCGTTGACTCCGCGGATCGTCGTATCACAACAAGACATGGCGGCACGTGGCATGCGACTCCGGTTCGTCACCGAGCAAGTCGATCAACCCACCGACTGGTGCTGCTTCGACGACTCGCGCCACCTGATCTACGTGCACCGCCAGGGAAGCCTGCAGAAGATGGAAACGGCTCTCCAGTGGGAACCATCGAGCCACGCAGTGCCGCGGGTGGGCGACATCTGGGTCGTACCGGCCGGCGAGAGGTGTGCGTCGCTGGTCCACGGTGGCGAGCCCGCGGGATTCTGCGAGATCGCCATTCCCGTGCAGACGGTTGGCGAAGACGCTCACGTGCCACGCGTCAAGAAGCGCGATCCGTTGATCTACCAACTGTCTGAAGGTTTAGCCAAGCTCTTCGGCCGTGAGGATGCTCCGGCTCGGTTGCTCAAGGACTCTCTGGCCGAGTCGCTTCGGCTGCATATCTCCGACACCTGTGCGGTGACCCGGCCCCGCCGCACTTCGGGACGCACTGCACTGGACGCCTCAACCCGGACCATCCTTGTCGAGTACCTAGAGGACGGCCTGGATTCGGAGATCACCGTGGAGACGATGGCCGCACTTGCCGAGATGTCAGTCAGTAGATTCATCAAAGCATTTGCCGCCGCGTTCCATACCACTCCGCATCAGTATCTGCTGGGCCTGCGTATCGAACGCGCGAAGTCGCTGCTCGTGACGACATCGCGATCCATCACCGAAATCAGTTCTGCGGTCGGCTTTTCGAAACCGAACCACTTCGCCACCGCATTCCGGTATCGGGTAGGTGTATCTCCGACCGACTACCGTCGAAACGGCTGA
- a CDS encoding rhomboid-like protein, which yields MRSWPAAVWRYVRSAPLTYAWLVALLFTTIIQRQMHGRELHDLLVQSSTNIHHLGTDPLYVLGTSLFWIDGRYWTPYLVLFSLILAPAERWLGQIRWLTVGLTAHVLATYISEGVLYLAILEHLAPERLVHVRDVGVSYFFAGVGAVLAYRMARPWRWVYLGAAFIYFGAALVGNINFTAIGHMSALLIGLCCYPLTRKRDGPVRTADPSVPAG from the coding sequence CTGAGGTCATGGCCGGCGGCGGTGTGGAGGTATGTGCGCAGCGCCCCGCTGACCTATGCCTGGCTGGTGGCACTGCTGTTTACCACGATCATCCAGCGTCAGATGCATGGGCGGGAGCTCCATGATCTGTTGGTCCAGAGCTCGACCAACATCCACCACCTAGGCACGGACCCGCTTTACGTGCTCGGCACCAGCTTGTTCTGGATCGACGGCCGGTACTGGACGCCGTACCTGGTGCTGTTCAGCCTCATCCTCGCGCCCGCCGAACGATGGTTGGGTCAAATTCGTTGGCTGACAGTTGGTTTGACCGCGCATGTGCTGGCCACTTACATCAGCGAAGGCGTGCTGTACCTGGCTATTCTTGAGCACCTCGCACCCGAACGGCTCGTCCATGTCCGCGACGTCGGGGTGAGTTACTTCTTCGCCGGGGTGGGGGCTGTGCTGGCGTACCGCATGGCGCGGCCATGGCGGTGGGTGTACCTCGGCGCGGCGTTCATCTACTTCGGTGCCGCACTGGTCGGCAATATCAACTTCACCGCGATCGGCCACATGTCGGCTCTGCTGATCGGTTTGTGCTGCTATCCGTTGACGCGGAAGCGGGATGGGCCGGTCAGAACTGCCGACCCGAGCGTGCCCGCCGGCTGA
- a CDS encoding MarR family winged helix-turn-helix transcriptional regulator → MGSAQQHEMTRTPVDELSAFEVATRDLVGVALRSVEQLEISLPQFRLLLVLQERGKSTSTECALALGVVGSTVTRLADRLDASGHLARGSDPSNRSVVTLSLTERGRKLVRQVNSRRRRELSKVLDRLDPAERAACASVLRSFHDLLTDDDADDLNRPIPL, encoded by the coding sequence ATGGGCAGCGCGCAGCAGCACGAGATGACCCGCACTCCGGTCGACGAGTTGTCGGCGTTCGAAGTGGCAACCCGAGATCTGGTGGGCGTGGCGCTGCGCAGCGTGGAACAACTGGAGATCTCACTGCCACAGTTCCGGCTGTTGCTCGTGCTGCAGGAACGTGGGAAGTCGACATCGACGGAATGTGCCCTGGCGCTGGGGGTGGTCGGGTCGACAGTGACGCGGTTGGCCGACCGACTGGACGCATCCGGACATCTGGCCCGCGGTTCCGACCCGAGCAACCGCAGTGTCGTCACGCTGTCGCTGACCGAGCGTGGCCGCAAACTGGTCCGCCAGGTGAACTCCCGGCGTCGACGGGAGCTGAGCAAGGTGCTGGACCGGCTCGATCCGGCCGAGCGGGCGGCGTGCGCGTCGGTATTGCGCAGTTTCCACGACCTGCTCACCGACGATGACGCCGACGATCTGAACCGCCCGATACCGCTGTAG
- a CDS encoding arylsulfatase, which translates to MESNTDDMARSDGDKRGKLSRRSMLGGIAATGVGVAAAGAFVAGCEDNSGKPGASGKVGPPDYGTGINEGFDGKIELDVRDSTPDWKPFELKHAPEGAPNVLVVLFDDTGMASWSPYGGRINMPTLQKLADNGLTYSQWHTTALCSPTRSCLLTGRNHHVNRFASITEGSDGFPGAAARLPAQCATVGQVLQDNGYSTFWVGKNHNVPEEDVSSGGSKSEWPVQKGFDRFYGFLGGETNQWYPDLSEDNRFIDQPYPPEQGYHLSKDLADQAIRMLRDQRSSNPSKPWYMWLCPGANHAPHHSPEEYSAKYKGKFDDGYEAYREWVLGRMIDKGIMPKGTELTPINPLPADVASEADAVRPWESLNPDEKKLFSRMAEVFAGFSEYTDAQVGRVVDYLEQTGQLDNTVIFYCADNGASGEGSPNGSVNENKFFNGYPDDLAENMQMLDKLGTPDTYNHYPTGWAVAFSTPFQMFKRYSQFSGGTCDPMIIHWPKGIKARGEVRHQYHHATDIVPTILDVAGIKMPDEYRGIKQYPVNGVSMRYSFDGADAATTKKRQYYAMLGTRGIWQDGWKASALHAPISGKGHFDQDKWELFHVDEDRSEAKNVADKNPEKLKELIAAWDEEARNNYVLPLDDRTPIELISIERPQFEPPRTRYLYYPDTAPVPEGVAVNIRGRSYKIIADVDMTKDAQGVLFAHGSRFGGHALFIKDNMLHYVYNFLGIKPEQVFVSGPLPAGKHALGMEFVWEKKGEHGESLGTTILYVDGKEAAKGPMRAQIGKFTLAGDGLCVGFDSGDNVSSLYQNPGRFTGGTIRGVAVDVSEEKYADLDREAQAAFATD; encoded by the coding sequence ATGGAATCGAACACCGATGACATGGCCCGGTCTGATGGCGACAAGCGCGGCAAACTGTCGAGACGTTCGATGCTGGGGGGCATCGCCGCTACCGGAGTCGGAGTGGCCGCTGCCGGCGCATTCGTCGCCGGATGCGAAGACAACTCTGGAAAGCCCGGCGCCAGCGGAAAAGTCGGCCCTCCCGATTACGGGACCGGCATCAACGAAGGTTTCGACGGCAAGATCGAACTCGACGTTCGTGATTCGACCCCGGACTGGAAGCCGTTCGAGCTCAAGCACGCCCCGGAAGGTGCGCCCAACGTTCTGGTGGTGCTGTTCGACGACACCGGCATGGCTTCGTGGTCGCCGTATGGCGGCCGGATCAACATGCCGACGCTGCAAAAGCTGGCCGACAACGGGCTCACCTATTCGCAGTGGCACACCACAGCGCTGTGCTCGCCCACCCGGTCCTGTCTTCTGACCGGTCGCAATCATCACGTCAACCGGTTCGCGAGCATCACCGAGGGTTCCGACGGCTTCCCGGGCGCGGCCGCCCGGCTACCCGCACAGTGCGCGACGGTGGGTCAGGTGCTGCAGGACAATGGCTACAGCACGTTCTGGGTGGGCAAGAACCACAACGTCCCCGAAGAAGACGTCTCCAGCGGCGGCAGCAAATCGGAGTGGCCGGTGCAGAAGGGATTCGACCGGTTCTACGGGTTCCTCGGCGGTGAAACCAACCAGTGGTATCCCGACCTGTCCGAGGACAACCGGTTCATCGACCAGCCGTACCCGCCGGAACAGGGCTACCACCTGTCGAAAGACCTTGCCGATCAGGCGATTCGGATGCTGCGCGACCAGCGGTCCAGCAACCCGTCCAAGCCCTGGTACATGTGGTTGTGCCCCGGCGCGAACCACGCTCCGCACCACAGCCCCGAGGAGTACTCGGCAAAGTACAAGGGCAAGTTCGACGACGGCTACGAGGCCTACCGGGAATGGGTGCTGGGCCGGATGATCGACAAGGGCATCATGCCCAAGGGCACGGAGCTGACCCCGATCAATCCGCTTCCGGCTGACGTGGCTTCGGAGGCCGACGCGGTGCGGCCGTGGGAATCACTCAACCCCGACGAGAAGAAGTTGTTCAGCCGGATGGCCGAGGTATTCGCCGGATTCTCGGAGTACACCGATGCCCAGGTCGGGCGGGTTGTCGACTATCTGGAGCAGACCGGGCAATTGGACAACACCGTCATCTTCTACTGCGCCGACAACGGTGCGTCCGGTGAGGGCTCACCGAACGGTTCGGTCAACGAAAACAAGTTCTTCAACGGTTACCCGGACGATCTCGCCGAGAACATGCAGATGCTGGACAAGCTCGGCACCCCCGACACCTACAACCACTACCCGACGGGCTGGGCGGTGGCGTTCTCCACGCCGTTCCAGATGTTCAAGCGCTACTCGCAATTCTCGGGCGGCACGTGCGATCCGATGATCATCCACTGGCCCAAAGGCATCAAGGCCAGGGGTGAGGTGCGCCATCAGTACCACCACGCCACTGACATCGTCCCGACCATCCTCGACGTCGCGGGAATCAAGATGCCCGACGAATATCGCGGCATCAAGCAGTACCCGGTCAACGGGGTGTCGATGCGATACAGCTTCGACGGTGCCGATGCCGCCACGACCAAGAAGCGGCAGTACTACGCGATGCTGGGCACCCGAGGTATCTGGCAGGACGGCTGGAAGGCGTCGGCACTGCACGCGCCCATCAGTGGAAAGGGTCATTTCGATCAGGACAAGTGGGAGCTCTTCCACGTCGACGAGGATCGCTCCGAGGCCAAGAACGTGGCCGATAAGAATCCGGAGAAGCTCAAGGAACTGATTGCGGCGTGGGATGAGGAGGCCAGGAACAACTATGTCCTGCCGCTCGACGACCGGACCCCTATCGAACTGATCAGCATCGAGCGTCCCCAGTTCGAACCGCCCCGCACCCGCTACCTCTACTACCCGGACACCGCGCCGGTGCCCGAGGGCGTGGCGGTCAACATCCGCGGCCGGTCCTACAAGATCATCGCCGACGTCGACATGACCAAGGATGCCCAGGGCGTGCTGTTCGCGCACGGTTCACGCTTCGGCGGGCATGCCTTGTTCATCAAGGACAACATGCTGCACTACGTCTACAACTTCCTGGGCATCAAACCAGAGCAGGTGTTCGTCTCCGGTCCGCTGCCAGCCGGCAAGCATGCGTTGGGTATGGAATTCGTGTGGGAGAAGAAGGGTGAACACGGTGAATCCCTGGGAACCACAATCCTTTACGTAGACGGCAAGGAAGCCGCCAAGGGGCCGATGCGGGCCCAGATCGGCAAGTTCACCCTTGCCGGTGACGGACTGTGCGTCGGGTTCGACAGCGGTGACAACGTGTCCTCGCTGTACCAGAACCCGGGCCGGTTCACCGGCGGCACCATCAGGGGTGTCGCGGTCGACGTGAGCGAGGAGAAGTACGCCGACCTCGACCGGGAGGCGCAGGCCGCGTTCGCGACGGACTGA
- a CDS encoding maleylpyruvate isomerase family mycothiol-dependent enzyme, translating into MDSDTIWRNVDDQRGQLADLLDTLEPQQWATPSLCAGWTVREVAIHITQSHASIGELLPAAFKSGFRFDAMVRRAALEDPSEPSAITARLRAMAGSRKRPPMTKEVDPLLDILIHTQDICIPLGIDQPMPTAAAAAVADRLWHMKFPFAPQRDLPGYRFVATDAGYAVGPEWGGRREAPIRDIVLMFSRRRDVPDSEPEAESGED; encoded by the coding sequence GTGGACTCCGACACCATCTGGCGCAATGTCGATGACCAGCGCGGACAGCTCGCCGATCTTCTCGACACCCTCGAACCCCAACAGTGGGCGACGCCGTCACTGTGCGCGGGCTGGACGGTGCGTGAGGTCGCCATCCACATCACGCAGTCCCACGCGAGTATCGGCGAGTTGTTGCCTGCTGCGTTCAAATCGGGCTTCCGGTTCGACGCCATGGTCCGCCGGGCCGCGCTGGAAGATCCCTCCGAGCCATCGGCCATCACGGCCCGGTTGCGCGCCATGGCGGGTTCGCGCAAGCGTCCGCCGATGACCAAGGAGGTCGATCCGCTGCTGGATATCCTGATCCACACCCAGGACATCTGCATTCCGCTCGGGATCGACCAGCCGATGCCCACAGCAGCCGCCGCAGCTGTCGCAGACCGCTTGTGGCACATGAAATTTCCGTTTGCGCCGCAACGGGATCTCCCGGGCTACCGGTTCGTGGCCACCGATGCCGGCTATGCCGTCGGCCCGGAATGGGGTGGGCGGCGCGAGGCGCCGATCCGTGACATCGTGCTGATGTTCTCAAGGCGACGCGACGTTCCCGATTCCGAACCCGAGGCGGAATCCGGGGAAGACTAG